A window of Corallococcus macrosporus DSM 14697 contains these coding sequences:
- a CDS encoding glutaredoxin family protein — protein MRVDIYSKPHCSLCDKAAAVVESVRARIPFELRIISILEDAEAFTAWRYDIPVVVIDGVPAFKHRVDAAEFEARLHEVKGGTAIAKSAAQDG, from the coding sequence ATGCGCGTCGATATCTACTCGAAACCCCATTGCTCTCTCTGTGACAAGGCGGCCGCCGTCGTGGAGTCCGTGCGCGCCCGCATCCCCTTCGAGCTGCGGATCATCTCCATCCTCGAGGACGCGGAGGCCTTCACCGCCTGGCGTTACGACATCCCCGTGGTCGTCATCGACGGCGTCCCCGCCTTCAAGCACCGCGTGGACGCCGCCGAGTTCGAGGCGCGGCTGCATGAGGTCAAAGGTGGCACAGCCATTGCTAAATCCGCTGCCCAGGATGGGTAG
- a CDS encoding 3-deoxy-7-phosphoheptulonate synthase, with amino-acid sequence MIVMLEPDSPESVVSAVLQVASQYKGVTPRTHVIGGSELTITEIYLLGSTAQVPVEPFEQIPGVRQVVRVSQKYRVIGRHKGQRTSAGFEYNGVSFDERSVNVFAGLCAVDNRENVDTMMAALARVGIRTTRMGAYKPRTNPYEFQGLGAACLPWVFESAGKHGIKVIAMEVTHPRHIDEIRDALERSGNATGVMLQVGTRNAQNFELLKSIGQQRVFPVLFKRGMGITLEESLNACEYVASEGNPKIVFCLRGVKTHLGDPHRNMVDFAHVPVVRRLTRLPVCVDPSHAIGQAAPPPDGLPDIFHAIGQGLIAGASMVLVDFHPHPEAALCDGPQALRMEQLPALQRYVSLVRSAYEAAVQHGDGLQATNA; translated from the coding sequence ATGATCGTCATGCTCGAGCCGGACTCGCCTGAGTCCGTGGTGTCCGCCGTCCTCCAGGTTGCCTCCCAGTACAAGGGAGTGACGCCGCGGACGCACGTCATCGGGGGCTCCGAGTTGACGATTACGGAAATCTACCTGCTGGGTTCCACGGCGCAGGTGCCGGTGGAGCCCTTCGAGCAGATTCCCGGCGTGCGGCAGGTGGTGCGCGTGTCGCAGAAGTACCGCGTCATCGGCCGGCACAAGGGCCAGCGGACGTCCGCGGGCTTCGAGTACAACGGCGTCTCCTTCGACGAGCGCTCGGTGAACGTGTTCGCGGGCCTGTGCGCCGTGGACAACCGGGAGAACGTGGACACGATGATGGCGGCGCTGGCGCGGGTGGGCATCCGCACCACGCGCATGGGCGCCTACAAGCCCCGCACCAACCCCTACGAGTTCCAGGGCCTGGGCGCCGCCTGCCTGCCGTGGGTGTTCGAGTCGGCGGGCAAGCACGGCATCAAGGTCATCGCGATGGAGGTGACGCACCCGCGCCACATCGACGAGATTCGGGACGCGCTGGAGCGCTCCGGCAACGCCACGGGGGTGATGCTGCAGGTGGGCACGCGCAACGCGCAGAACTTCGAGCTGCTCAAGAGCATTGGCCAGCAGCGCGTCTTCCCGGTGCTCTTCAAGCGCGGCATGGGCATCACCCTGGAGGAGTCGCTCAACGCGTGCGAGTACGTGGCGAGCGAGGGCAACCCGAAGATTGTCTTCTGCCTGCGCGGCGTGAAGACGCACCTGGGCGACCCGCACCGCAACATGGTGGACTTCGCCCACGTTCCGGTGGTGCGCCGGCTCACCCGGCTGCCGGTGTGCGTGGACCCGTCGCACGCCATTGGCCAGGCCGCGCCGCCGCCGGACGGGCTGCCGGACATCTTCCACGCCATTGGCCAGGGGCTCATCGCGGGCGCGTCCATGGTGCTGGTGGACTTCCACCCGCACCCGGAGGCCGCCCTGTGCGACGGCCCGCAGGCCCTGCGCATGGAGCAGCTCCCCGCGCTCCAGCGCTACGTCAGCCTGGTGCGCTCCGCCTATGAGGCGGCGGTGCAGCACGGCGACGGGCTCCAGGCCACCAACGCCTGA
- a CDS encoding tetratricopeptide repeat protein produces MSKKLLFAAFNDGVSLSMAGNHEAAIIAFDKVLAVDPKHVPALTAKGASLATLERFEAALRCFERAIEVDPSEAEAHRDAALCQLELGEPEAAAQLLQRAMQLNPTPGYREGAAVQIYNLGNALLTRGSRRPDKARYRQARHVFELALNLSPGYAECARALADVWEHLGDSAQREHYAQLATRLRPAPA; encoded by the coding sequence ATGTCCAAGAAGTTGCTGTTCGCGGCCTTCAATGACGGCGTGAGCCTGTCCATGGCGGGCAACCACGAGGCGGCCATCATCGCGTTCGACAAGGTGCTCGCCGTGGACCCCAAGCACGTCCCGGCGCTCACCGCGAAGGGCGCCTCGCTGGCCACGCTGGAGCGCTTCGAGGCGGCGCTGCGCTGCTTCGAGCGCGCCATCGAGGTGGACCCCAGCGAGGCGGAGGCCCACCGCGACGCGGCCCTCTGTCAGTTGGAGCTGGGCGAGCCCGAGGCCGCCGCGCAGCTCCTTCAGCGGGCCATGCAGCTCAACCCCACGCCCGGCTACCGCGAGGGCGCCGCCGTTCAAATCTACAACCTGGGCAACGCGCTGCTGACCCGGGGCTCCCGCCGCCCGGACAAGGCCCGCTACCGCCAGGCCCGCCACGTCTTCGAGCTGGCGCTGAACCTGTCCCCCGGCTACGCCGAGTGCGCCCGCGCCCTGGCCGACGTGTGGGAGCACCTGGGGGACTCCGCCCAGAGAGAGCATTACGCCCAGCTCGCCACCCGGCTCCGTCCCGCGCCGGCCTAG
- a CDS encoding DUF4388 domain-containing protein, which produces MRGLSGDFSTMPLKDLVVYLGNRRATGSLKVERGDVRKQLELREGHVVSASSNQPREFFGQFLINMGHLTEDQLEKAFSTQAETRIFLGKILVMTGLVPEATVRGTLSHKFREMILDAFHWEDGDFAFEAADTAPEVAGLDVSVDLLDIHREGEFRETAWQAIRAVFPSGAVRLSVDERKLPERKPGSMDERIVQLIKEGLTIDGIALALHATDFFLYQRLYALYRLDAVKVSDAPPESEMAVVVEEDEEPGIIGSETSSDEVLQAAQLFLDSGNVRDGEALARRAHEMAPSPRTAEFVKAAQEKLLVHLRKELAEPARVPTLQVAPGHLKTLQLSAPERYLLSRIDGRRDVAAIVHVSPLQELDALKFFAGFLDAGLVKLTPR; this is translated from the coding sequence ATGCGTGGCTTGTCTGGCGACTTCTCGACGATGCCTCTCAAGGACCTCGTCGTCTATCTCGGGAACCGGCGAGCGACGGGGTCCCTGAAGGTGGAGCGTGGGGACGTGCGCAAGCAACTCGAGCTGCGCGAGGGCCACGTGGTCAGCGCCAGTTCCAACCAGCCGCGCGAGTTCTTCGGTCAGTTCCTCATCAATATGGGGCACCTGACCGAGGACCAGTTGGAGAAGGCGTTTTCGACCCAGGCGGAGACGCGCATCTTCCTGGGGAAGATATTGGTGATGACCGGGCTGGTGCCGGAGGCCACGGTGCGCGGCACGCTCAGCCACAAGTTCCGGGAGATGATCCTGGACGCCTTCCATTGGGAGGACGGCGACTTCGCCTTCGAGGCGGCGGACACGGCGCCGGAGGTCGCGGGCCTGGACGTCAGCGTGGACCTGCTGGACATCCACCGCGAGGGCGAGTTCCGGGAGACGGCCTGGCAGGCCATCCGCGCCGTCTTCCCGTCGGGCGCGGTGCGGCTGTCGGTGGACGAGCGCAAGCTCCCCGAGCGCAAGCCCGGGAGCATGGACGAGCGCATCGTCCAGCTCATCAAGGAAGGCCTCACCATCGACGGCATCGCGCTGGCGCTGCACGCCACGGACTTCTTCCTCTACCAGCGGCTGTACGCGCTCTACCGCCTGGACGCCGTGAAGGTGTCCGACGCGCCGCCCGAGTCCGAGATGGCCGTGGTGGTGGAGGAGGACGAGGAGCCGGGCATCATCGGCTCGGAGACCTCCTCTGACGAGGTGCTCCAGGCCGCGCAGTTGTTCCTCGACTCGGGAAACGTGCGGGACGGCGAGGCGCTGGCGCGGCGAGCCCATGAGATGGCGCCCTCCCCCCGGACGGCGGAGTTCGTCAAGGCGGCCCAGGAGAAGCTGCTGGTGCACCTGCGCAAGGAGCTGGCCGAGCCGGCCCGCGTTCCCACGCTCCAGGTGGCCCCCGGGCACCTGAAGACGCTCCAGCTCTCCGCGCCGGAGCGCTACCTGCTGTCGCGCATCGACGGGCGGCGGGACGTGGCCGCCATCGTCCACGTGTCGCCGCTGCAGGAGCTGGACGCGCTGAAGTTCTTCGCCGGCTTCCTGGACGCGGGGCTGGTGAAGCTGACGCCGCGCTGA
- a CDS encoding ActD protein: MAPGTPDWLLERIILGELPSAPLAAARARLEREPGGAARLARLEADARRTLERHPPAAVAAEVARRDHRARVLAEATRRAESQGWHGLSLSVPVAASLALLFMSAPEEQPEPSASPVPLVVMLDTVRIKGPPRLRVHRQGAGEPELLDEQARARRGDVLQLSYVSGGRRHGVVVSVDGRGAVTLHHPATLAGSTELGPGDAVPLAHAYELDDAPDFERFLFVTSDGPLDVSTVLEAARVLARQPSEARTRSLPLPDTLGQTSFTLEKVR; this comes from the coding sequence ATGGCCCCTGGCACCCCTGACTGGCTTCTGGAGCGAATCATCCTGGGCGAGCTGCCATCAGCGCCGCTCGCCGCCGCGCGCGCCCGGCTGGAGCGGGAGCCCGGTGGCGCCGCGCGGCTGGCGCGCTTGGAGGCGGACGCCCGCCGGACGCTGGAGCGCCACCCCCCTGCCGCCGTCGCCGCGGAGGTGGCCCGGCGCGACCACCGGGCCCGGGTCCTCGCGGAGGCGACGCGGCGCGCCGAGTCCCAGGGGTGGCACGGCCTGTCCCTCAGCGTGCCCGTGGCCGCCTCGCTGGCGCTGCTCTTCATGTCCGCGCCGGAGGAGCAGCCGGAGCCCTCGGCGTCGCCCGTGCCCCTGGTGGTGATGCTGGACACCGTGCGCATCAAGGGCCCTCCGCGCCTGCGCGTCCACCGGCAGGGCGCGGGGGAGCCGGAGCTCCTGGACGAGCAGGCCCGGGCCCGCCGCGGAGACGTCCTGCAGCTCAGCTACGTGTCGGGCGGGCGCCGCCATGGTGTCGTGGTGTCGGTGGATGGGCGCGGCGCGGTGACGCTGCACCACCCGGCGACGCTGGCCGGGAGCACGGAGCTGGGGCCGGGCGACGCGGTGCCCCTGGCCCACGCCTATGAGCTCGACGACGCGCCGGACTTCGAGCGGTTCCTCTTCGTGACGTCCGACGGGCCGTTGGACGTCTCCACCGTCCTGGAAGCGGCCCGGGTGCTCGCCCGACAGCCCTCCGAAGCGCGCACCCGGTCCCTTCCGCTTCCGGATACCCTGGGCCAGACGTCCTTCACGTTGGAAAAGGTGCGGTGA
- a CDS encoding sigma-54-dependent transcriptional regulator: MDRIAVLVVDDEESVRTFLSELLGSAGYQVRCAASGTQALEMLSGGSFDAVLLDVVMPEMSGLEVLRRYQSMGGGAPVIVLSALAGADDAVRAMKMGASDYLAKPFGNDELQDALARALGTRAPERQAVAPVLPARGVLPVADTTQEQRVLISTSPAMRRARALVERIADTDVPVLLLGESGTGKEVIAREIHARSNRRNRPFIKVNCAALPGELLESELFGHERGAFTGATAEKPGKFELADQGTIFLDEIGEMAIRLQAKLLQVLQDEEFFRVGGKKSVRVDSRVVVATNRDLEKEIALGNFREDLFYRLNVVAIRLPALRERREDVVPLTDHFLKKYGRGYLSGVSELPTEVLHAFADYDWPGNVRELENMVRRLCVLKDPTLVLDELRAAVRAPASAPSLPTSYAGDDGGPFGRAHDEGFRTPPPAVQVLEMPSRGAAFGLASVAPLSPPAHAPMAMEPANAVVPAPRYVNPFDVPQPPPPPAPTGELSLKDIGKRAAMLAEREAILAMLQRTAWNKRRAATKLRISYKALLYKIKECGIIDPRASAEL; the protein is encoded by the coding sequence ATGGACCGGATCGCGGTGCTGGTGGTGGATGACGAAGAGTCGGTGCGCACGTTTCTGTCTGAGCTGCTTGGCAGCGCGGGCTACCAGGTGCGCTGTGCGGCGAGTGGCACCCAGGCGCTGGAGATGCTGTCGGGTGGCTCCTTCGACGCGGTGCTGCTGGATGTGGTGATGCCGGAGATGAGCGGCCTGGAGGTGCTGCGCCGCTATCAATCCATGGGCGGCGGCGCGCCCGTCATCGTGCTCAGCGCGCTCGCGGGGGCGGACGACGCGGTGCGGGCCATGAAGATGGGCGCCAGTGACTACCTGGCGAAGCCGTTCGGCAACGACGAGCTCCAGGACGCGCTGGCCCGGGCCCTGGGCACGCGGGCCCCGGAGCGTCAGGCGGTGGCGCCGGTGTTGCCCGCGCGTGGGGTGCTGCCGGTGGCGGACACGACGCAGGAGCAGCGCGTCCTCATCTCCACCTCGCCGGCCATGCGCCGCGCCCGCGCGCTGGTGGAGCGCATCGCCGACACGGACGTCCCGGTGCTGCTGCTGGGCGAGTCCGGCACGGGCAAGGAGGTCATCGCGCGGGAGATTCACGCGCGCAGCAACCGGCGCAACCGCCCGTTCATCAAGGTGAACTGCGCGGCGCTGCCCGGTGAGCTGCTGGAGAGCGAGCTGTTCGGCCACGAGCGCGGCGCCTTCACCGGCGCCACCGCGGAGAAGCCCGGCAAGTTCGAGCTGGCCGACCAGGGCACCATCTTCCTGGACGAGATTGGCGAAATGGCCATCCGGCTCCAGGCCAAGCTGCTCCAGGTCCTCCAGGACGAGGAGTTCTTCCGCGTCGGTGGCAAGAAGAGCGTGCGCGTGGACAGCCGCGTCGTGGTGGCCACCAACCGCGACCTGGAGAAGGAAATCGCGCTGGGCAACTTCCGCGAGGACCTCTTCTACCGCCTCAACGTGGTGGCCATCCGCCTGCCGGCGCTGCGCGAGCGCCGCGAGGACGTGGTGCCGCTGACGGACCACTTCCTCAAGAAGTACGGCCGCGGCTACCTCAGCGGCGTGTCCGAGCTGCCCACGGAGGTGCTGCACGCCTTCGCGGACTACGACTGGCCGGGCAACGTCCGCGAGCTGGAGAACATGGTCCGCCGGCTGTGCGTGCTGAAGGACCCCACGCTGGTGCTCGACGAGCTGCGGGCCGCGGTCCGCGCGCCCGCGAGCGCCCCGTCCCTGCCCACGTCCTACGCGGGCGACGACGGCGGTCCCTTCGGCCGCGCGCACGACGAGGGCTTCCGCACGCCGCCGCCGGCGGTGCAGGTGCTGGAGATGCCGTCGCGCGGGGCCGCCTTCGGGCTGGCGTCCGTCGCGCCGCTGTCGCCGCCCGCGCACGCGCCCATGGCGATGGAGCCCGCCAACGCGGTGGTGCCCGCGCCGCGCTACGTCAACCCCTTCGACGTGCCGCAGCCGCCGCCGCCGCCCGCGCCCACGGGGGAGCTGTCGCTGAAGGACATTGGCAAGCGGGCCGCGATGCTGGCGGAGCGCGAGGCCATCCTCGCCATGCTCCAACGCACCGCGTGGAACAAGCGGCGCGCGGCCACCAAGCTGCGCATCAGCTACAAGGCGCTCCTCTACAAAATCAAGGAGTGCGGCATCATCGACCCGCGCGCCAGCGCGGAGCTGTAG
- a CDS encoding GGDEF domain-containing protein: MGKAGQPPTVLVVEPRAADLERTRLLLAEAGFRVVPVTRFDAAVPLFEVIRPSAVLLAAQAPDFAAVQVARRLRQLSHGAVPLLYLVDERDAEARRYCLERGQCVDLVPRSGSGTELATKLHAQLKLKDAVMRAAAGEEAGTAQALHDPVTGLYNRPFLLELLSLEARRAERYGGGFSVLAAEVGGWSAFRKEFGRGMAERLLVYSAVVLGQTVRDADAVARVGDCQFALMLPGTPAESVQEVVSRVAARFETARFQVEGKVVRASLELGTVSFPDSVGTPTQLLSAAFQDMRRAREFRRMVGSASRLSV, translated from the coding sequence GTGGGCAAGGCCGGACAGCCGCCCACCGTGCTCGTCGTCGAGCCGCGGGCAGCGGACCTGGAGCGGACGCGGTTGCTCCTGGCGGAGGCTGGCTTCCGGGTGGTGCCCGTGACGCGTTTCGACGCCGCGGTGCCGCTCTTCGAGGTCATCCGGCCGTCCGCGGTGTTGCTGGCCGCCCAGGCGCCTGACTTCGCGGCCGTCCAGGTGGCGCGCCGGTTGCGGCAGCTCAGCCACGGCGCGGTGCCGCTGCTGTACCTGGTGGACGAGCGGGACGCCGAGGCCCGGCGCTACTGCCTGGAGCGGGGGCAGTGCGTGGACCTGGTGCCGCGTTCGGGCAGCGGCACGGAGCTGGCGACGAAGCTTCACGCCCAATTGAAGTTGAAGGACGCGGTGATGCGGGCGGCGGCGGGGGAGGAGGCCGGCACGGCGCAGGCGCTCCATGATCCGGTGACGGGGCTCTACAACCGGCCCTTCCTGCTGGAGCTCCTGAGCCTGGAGGCGCGGCGGGCGGAGCGCTACGGCGGCGGCTTCTCCGTGCTGGCCGCGGAGGTGGGGGGCTGGTCGGCCTTCCGCAAGGAGTTTGGACGCGGCATGGCGGAGCGTCTGCTGGTGTACAGCGCCGTGGTGCTGGGGCAGACGGTGCGTGACGCGGACGCGGTGGCGCGGGTGGGGGACTGTCAATTCGCGCTGATGCTGCCGGGAACGCCCGCGGAGTCCGTTCAGGAGGTGGTATCCCGCGTGGCGGCGCGCTTCGAAACGGCGCGCTTCCAGGTGGAGGGGAAGGTCGTGCGCGCGTCACTGGAGCTGGGGACGGTGAGCTTCCCGGACTCCGTGGGGACGCCCACGCAGCTTTTGAGCGCGGCGTTTCAAGACATGCGCCGCGCGCGTGAGTTTCGCCGCATGGTCGGGAGCGCATCCCGGCTGTCGGTGTGA
- a CDS encoding GNAT family N-acetyltransferase yields the protein MTPPLVLLGSGYTLTRLAVAEARAGRDVLAATRDAARRAGLEQAGARVTSLEDALTRTAGAHVVVSVPPEAGLDARIASALAAQAPARLIYLSSTGVYGRARGHVDEDTPVELSTPSSRERIEAEARYLPLGAMVMRIAGIYGPGRGMHTRLLAGALRLPEAGGGRISRIYVDDLVEAIRTVLARGEPGALYCVADERPAPTEEPVAWLAQRLGVPMPPRIPLDQLNETVRGDRAISNARLKSLGWAPRYPDFIAGYTALLAAEGFGAASSQPTLRRLGAEDAEAFKALRLQALQVSPESFGASFEEDAKLSPEAVRDWLVGEGHFVLGAFDAGRLVGVLGLKRESRAKLAHKAVVWGMYVAPEARSRGVGRRLLSALLDEARRMGGLKNLLLTVVVGNAPAHALYRALGFRTYGVEPNALKVGDTFLDKELMILTL from the coding sequence ATGACGCCTCCTCTCGTCCTCCTGGGGTCCGGTTACACGCTCACGCGGCTCGCGGTGGCGGAGGCCCGCGCCGGACGCGACGTGCTGGCGGCCACGCGTGACGCCGCGCGCCGCGCCGGGCTGGAGCAGGCCGGCGCCCGCGTCACCTCCCTGGAAGACGCGCTGACGCGGACGGCGGGGGCGCACGTCGTCGTCTCGGTGCCGCCCGAAGCGGGCCTGGATGCTCGCATCGCCTCGGCGCTGGCCGCCCAGGCGCCGGCGCGGCTCATCTACCTGTCCTCCACGGGCGTCTACGGCCGCGCGCGGGGCCACGTGGACGAGGACACGCCGGTGGAGCTGTCCACGCCCTCGTCGCGCGAGCGCATCGAGGCGGAGGCGCGCTATCTGCCATTGGGCGCCATGGTGATGCGCATCGCCGGCATCTACGGGCCCGGGCGGGGCATGCACACGCGCCTGCTCGCGGGGGCGCTGCGGCTGCCCGAAGCGGGGGGGGGACGCATCTCCCGCATCTACGTGGATGACCTGGTGGAGGCCATCCGGACGGTGCTGGCGCGCGGCGAGCCCGGCGCCCTGTACTGCGTCGCGGATGAGCGCCCCGCGCCCACCGAGGAGCCGGTGGCCTGGCTCGCCCAGCGCCTGGGCGTGCCGATGCCGCCCCGCATCCCCCTGGACCAGCTCAACGAGACGGTGCGCGGCGACCGCGCCATCTCCAACGCGCGCCTGAAGTCGCTGGGCTGGGCGCCGCGGTATCCGGACTTCATCGCGGGCTACACCGCGCTCCTCGCGGCGGAGGGCTTCGGCGCCGCGTCCTCCCAGCCCACCCTCCGGCGGCTGGGGGCGGAGGACGCGGAGGCGTTCAAGGCGCTGCGGCTGCAGGCGCTCCAGGTCAGCCCGGAGTCCTTCGGCGCCTCGTTCGAGGAGGACGCGAAGCTGTCGCCGGAGGCCGTGCGCGACTGGCTGGTGGGGGAGGGCCACTTCGTCCTCGGCGCCTTTGACGCGGGGCGGCTCGTGGGCGTGCTGGGGCTGAAGCGCGAGTCCCGGGCCAAGCTGGCCCACAAGGCGGTGGTGTGGGGCATGTACGTGGCGCCGGAGGCCCGCTCGCGGGGCGTGGGGCGGCGGCTGCTGTCCGCCCTCCTCGACGAGGCGCGGCGGATGGGGGGCCTCAAGAACCTGCTGCTCACCGTCGTCGTGGGGAACGCGCCCGCGCACGCGCTGTACCGCGCGCTGGGGTTCCGGACCTACGGCGTGGAGCCGAACGCGCTGAAGGTCGGGGACACGTTCCTCGACAAGGAGCTGATGATCCTCACCCTGTGA
- a CDS encoding caspase family protein yields MTRSFLFLLLLVPALAAAAPASTAPPLSVRRLALLVGVNDGGEGRARLRYAVTDARSFGDVLEELGGVQPQDTLLMMEGDRAAFEAALARFKAMLTAARRQGTRIEALLYYSGHSDEQGLLLQKDRFGYRELRKALESLPADVRIAILDSCASGTLARQKGGVRRPAFMVDASSAVRGHAILTSSSEDEVSQESDRIGGSFFTHNLVSGLRGAADVSGDGRVTLHEAYQFAFHETLARTEETRAGAQHPAYDIELAGTGDLVMTDLRSTAAVLVLGDLVDGRLFVRDSRGRLVVELKKYAGRTTELGLQKGRYTVMRKVLDQTSQAEFELGDGGRTVLAASAFRAVQGELTAMRGGGPLPTAESASAASATGGGHRARFVNVGLFPGLQTNDLLNGGAPVDNNLSLSMGVSRMARLDGVAVALGANLASDQVDGLQLAVGANVVRGDLLGAQVAVGGNWAHGKAEGVQAAVGLNVARSSGNLGQLAVGANISGTSLAGAQLAAGGNWTAGSVDGLQVAAGLNRVKDRLSGLQLAAGMNWAAEARGAQVSLVNVGGDVRGAQVGLVNVAGRMRGLQLGLVNVSREMESGVPVGLVSLVRDGQFHVEAFGNDFNYANTALKMGSRHFYTTLVVGMGTAEGARGPSHWSLGLGLGAHLPFTERFFLDVDAVSNTLYGWNMKFEGNRLVHQLRLVAGFQVARDLALIGGPTLNVMHDVNGEPVSNVSRLARPAPGDVLLWPGVQVGLRI; encoded by the coding sequence ATGACGCGGTCCTTCTTGTTCCTGCTGCTGCTCGTGCCCGCGCTGGCCGCGGCGGCCCCCGCGTCCACTGCGCCGCCGCTGTCGGTGCGCCGCCTGGCGCTGCTGGTGGGCGTCAACGACGGCGGCGAGGGCCGCGCCCGGCTCCGCTACGCCGTCACGGACGCGCGCTCCTTCGGCGACGTGTTGGAGGAGCTGGGCGGGGTGCAGCCCCAGGACACGCTGCTGATGATGGAGGGCGACCGCGCGGCGTTCGAGGCCGCCCTGGCCCGCTTCAAGGCGATGCTGACGGCGGCCCGCCGGCAGGGCACGCGCATCGAGGCCCTCCTCTACTATTCGGGGCACTCCGACGAGCAGGGCTTGCTGCTCCAGAAGGACCGCTTCGGCTACCGCGAGCTGCGCAAGGCGCTGGAGTCGCTCCCGGCCGACGTGCGCATCGCCATCCTGGATTCGTGCGCGTCCGGCACGCTGGCGCGCCAGAAGGGCGGGGTGCGGCGGCCGGCCTTCATGGTGGACGCGTCCTCCGCGGTGCGGGGCCACGCCATCCTCACGTCGTCCTCCGAGGACGAGGTGTCCCAGGAGTCCGACCGCATCGGCGGCTCGTTCTTCACCCACAACCTGGTGTCCGGCCTGCGCGGCGCGGCGGACGTCTCCGGCGACGGCCGGGTGACGCTCCACGAGGCCTACCAGTTCGCCTTCCACGAGACGCTGGCCCGCACGGAGGAGACGCGCGCCGGGGCGCAGCACCCCGCGTATGACATTGAACTCGCGGGCACGGGCGACCTGGTGATGACGGACCTGCGCTCCACCGCCGCGGTGCTCGTGCTGGGTGACCTGGTGGACGGGCGGCTCTTTGTCCGGGATTCGCGGGGGCGGCTGGTGGTGGAGCTCAAGAAGTACGCCGGCCGCACCACCGAGCTGGGCTTGCAGAAGGGCCGCTACACGGTGATGCGCAAGGTGCTGGACCAGACGTCGCAGGCGGAGTTCGAGCTGGGCGACGGAGGCCGCACGGTGCTGGCCGCGTCCGCCTTCCGCGCGGTGCAGGGCGAGCTGACCGCCATGCGCGGTGGCGGGCCCCTGCCCACGGCGGAGTCGGCGAGCGCCGCCTCGGCGACGGGCGGCGGTCACCGGGCCCGCTTCGTGAACGTCGGGTTGTTCCCCGGCCTCCAGACGAACGACCTGCTGAACGGCGGCGCGCCGGTGGACAACAACCTCTCCCTGTCCATGGGCGTGTCCCGCATGGCCCGGCTGGACGGCGTGGCGGTGGCCCTGGGCGCGAACCTGGCCTCGGACCAGGTGGACGGGCTGCAGCTGGCCGTGGGCGCCAACGTGGTGCGGGGCGACCTGCTGGGCGCGCAGGTGGCCGTCGGAGGCAACTGGGCGCACGGGAAGGCGGAGGGCGTCCAGGCCGCGGTGGGGCTCAACGTGGCGCGAAGCAGCGGCAACCTGGGCCAGCTCGCGGTGGGGGCCAACATCTCCGGCACCTCGCTGGCCGGCGCCCAGCTCGCCGCGGGCGGCAACTGGACGGCGGGGAGTGTCGATGGCCTCCAGGTCGCGGCGGGGCTCAACCGCGTGAAGGACCGGCTTTCGGGCCTCCAGTTGGCCGCGGGCATGAACTGGGCCGCGGAGGCCCGGGGCGCGCAGGTGTCGCTCGTCAACGTGGGCGGCGACGTGAGGGGCGCGCAGGTGGGCCTCGTCAACGTGGCGGGGCGGATGCGCGGCCTGCAGCTCGGGCTCGTCAACGTGTCGCGGGAGATGGAGAGCGGCGTGCCGGTGGGGCTGGTGAGCCTCGTGCGCGACGGCCAGTTCCACGTCGAGGCCTTCGGCAACGACTTCAACTACGCCAACACCGCCCTGAAGATGGGCAGCCGCCACTTCTACACCACGCTCGTGGTGGGCATGGGCACCGCGGAGGGCGCGCGCGGCCCCAGCCACTGGTCGCTGGGGTTGGGGCTCGGCGCGCACCTCCCCTTCACCGAGCGCTTCTTCCTGGACGTGGACGCGGTGTCGAACACGCTCTACGGCTGGAACATGAAGTTCGAGGGCAACCGCCTGGTGCACCAGCTCCGGCTGGTGGCCGGGTTCCAGGTGGCGCGCGACCTGGCCCTCATCGGCGGGCCCACGCTCAACGTGATGCACGACGTCAACGGCGAGCCCGTGTCGAACGTGAGCCGCCTCGCGCGCCCGGCGCCAGGGGACGTGCTCCTGTGGCCCGGTGTCCAGGTGGGCCTGCGCATCTGA